One window of Trifolium pratense cultivar HEN17-A07 linkage group LG5, ARS_RC_1.1, whole genome shotgun sequence genomic DNA carries:
- the LOC123882892 gene encoding uncharacterized protein LOC123882892 isoform X2: protein MSLAAQNSSVERIIIPNKHGQKLVGNLHQSGITTDVVILCHGFRCSKDTNLILNLAVALEKAQISSFRFDFSGNGESEGSFQYGNYWTEVDDLHAVTQHFRESNRVIRAIVGHSKGGDVVLLYASKYHDIKTVVNLSGRYDLKAGIEERLGKDYLEIIKKDGFIDVKKRSGSLDYHVTEESLMDRLGTNMHEACLQIDKECRVLTIHGSSDEIIPVQDAHEFAKIIPNHKLYIIEGADHAYTNHQDELSSVAVSFIKETIDQNKGTAS from the exons ATGTCCCTAGCTGCACAAAACTcat CTGTTGAAAGAATCATAATCCCCAACAAACATGGTCAAAAACTTGTTGGCAATTTACATCAATCTGGAATAACCACCGATGTTGTTATCTTGTGTCATGGTTTTCGATGCTCTAAA gaTACCAATCTCATATTGAACCTTGCTGTTGCATTGGAAAAGGCACAAATTAGTTCTTTCCGTTTTGATTTTTCTGGAAATGG GGAAAGCGAAGGTTCGTTTCAGTATGGTAACTATTGGACAGAGGTGGATGATTTACATGCTGTTACTCAACATTTCCGTGAATCAAATCGTGTAATCCGCGCAATTGTTGGACACAGTAAAG GAGGTGATGTAGTGCTTCTGTATGCTTCCAAATATCATGACATTAAAACTGTTGTCAACCTCTCTGGACGTTATGATCTGAAGGCAGGCATTGAAGAACGCCTTGGTAAAGATTATTTGGAAATAATTAAGAAGGATGGTTTCATTGATGTGAAGAAGAGGTCAG GAAGTTTGGATTACCATGTTACTGAGGAGAGTTTGATGGATCGCTTAGGTACAAATATGCATGAAGCGTGCTTGCAAATTGACAAAGAATGCAG GGTCCTTACAATTCACGGCTCTTCAGACGAAATTATCCCTGTTCAAGATGCACACGAGTTTGCCAAGATCATACCAAATCACAAGTTGTATATCATTGAAGGAGCTGATCATGCATACACAAATCACCAAGATGAGCTATCCTCAGTTGCTGTGAGCTTCATCAAGGAAACCATTGACCAGAACAAGGGTACTGCTAGTTAG